In Candidatus Hydrogenedentota bacterium, the following proteins share a genomic window:
- a CDS encoding alpha/beta hydrolase, which yields MRRVLRVSLVLLALVTAVLAAVAAYPFLVAGTETLVLDDTARTALTASRGLAFAQLNDGYTHYVWSGPADGQPVVLVHGYTGPMRLWEGTAKALADGGFRVLRYDLFGRGYSDRPDARYDADFFDRQLLELLDAQQVTGPANLVGHSMGGAIVVGFVDRHPERVWSYVLMAPAGFPLHEPLRYRMLHWPGVGEWSMRMFGDATLVRALDRMGVPENDPYRRDYVEQMRYRGYKRALLATLRHMPLLTLEPVYRRAGASGKPAMLLWGTKDHVLPFDHHKRVRAAMPGIEFYAIEDADHTMQLEQPGVVHALLAGFLSRVNGGSYIAPAGGRSSTTAAVP from the coding sequence ATGCGTCGTGTTTTGCGGGTCTCTCTGGTACTTCTGGCGCTGGTGACCGCCGTCTTGGCGGCCGTTGCGGCGTATCCCTTCCTGGTCGCCGGCACGGAGACGCTCGTGCTTGATGACACGGCGCGGACCGCGCTTACGGCGTCGCGCGGGCTTGCCTTCGCGCAACTGAACGACGGTTACACGCATTATGTATGGTCCGGACCGGCAGACGGCCAGCCGGTCGTTCTGGTGCATGGATATACGGGGCCGATGCGGCTGTGGGAGGGCACGGCGAAGGCCCTCGCGGACGGCGGGTTCCGCGTGTTGCGTTATGACCTGTTCGGACGCGGTTATTCGGACCGGCCGGACGCCCGTTACGACGCGGACTTCTTTGACCGGCAACTTCTCGAATTACTGGATGCACAGCAGGTAACGGGACCGGCCAACCTCGTCGGGCACTCGATGGGCGGGGCAATCGTGGTGGGGTTCGTCGACCGCCACCCGGAGCGCGTGTGGTCGTACGTGCTCATGGCCCCGGCGGGCTTCCCCCTGCACGAGCCCCTGCGCTATCGCATGCTGCACTGGCCGGGCGTCGGTGAATGGTCGATGCGCATGTTCGGGGACGCCACGCTCGTGCGGGCGCTCGACCGCATGGGCGTGCCGGAGAACGACCCGTACCGGCGCGACTACGTCGAACAGATGCGCTACCGCGGGTACAAGCGGGCGCTGCTTGCCACGCTGCGCCACATGCCGCTGCTGACGCTTGAACCGGTATACCGGCGCGCCGGCGCGTCAGGCAAGCCCGCCATGCTGCTTTGGGGAACGAAAGACCACGTGCTGCCCTTCGACCACCACAAGCGGGTGCGCGCTGCCATGCCGGGCATCGAGTTCTATGCCATAGAGGACGCGGACCACACCATGCAACTGGAGCAGCCGGGCGTCGTGCATGCGCTGTTGGCGGGATTCCTGTCTCGCGTGAATGGCGGAAGCTATATTGCACCGGCGGGGGGCAGGTCTTCGACCACGGCGGCGGTGCCGTAG
- a CDS encoding YbjQ family protein — MIIVTSSSIAGKRVTETIGLVRGSTVRCRHLGKDILAKLRNLVGGEIPEYTKMLAEAREQALDRMMEDARKLGANAIVDMRFGTASISGGMAEIIAYGTAAVVEDLPPAGAI; from the coding sequence TTGATCATTGTTACCTCTTCGTCCATTGCGGGCAAGCGGGTGACCGAGACTATCGGTCTGGTGCGCGGCAGCACCGTGCGCTGCCGGCACCTGGGAAAGGACATTCTGGCCAAACTGCGCAACCTCGTCGGCGGCGAGATACCCGAATACACGAAGATGCTTGCCGAAGCCCGCGAACAGGCGCTCGATCGCATGATGGAAGATGCGCGCAAGCTCGGGGCAAACGCCATCGTCGACATGCGTTTTGGCACAGCCTCCATCTCGGGAGGCATGGCCGAAATCATCGCCTACGGCACCGCCGCCGTGGTCGAAGACCTGCCCCCCGCCGGTGCAATATAG
- a CDS encoding zf-HC2 domain-containing protein, which produces MTQPCERYQVLVSGYLDGELSSEDRSDLEAHLDACTACRREFDAMQRLAVGTAAAFAREAPPEDVWDGFVNGVYNRLERRSGWLALTAGALLLSVYGIYHFLAGEWANALVKVLIAAPIIGLGILFVSVLRQRLRAARTDRYSREVRH; this is translated from the coding sequence ATGACACAACCGTGTGAGCGCTATCAGGTACTGGTCTCGGGTTATCTCGACGGAGAGCTGTCTTCGGAAGACCGCAGCGACCTTGAAGCCCATCTGGACGCCTGCACGGCATGCCGGCGCGAGTTCGACGCCATGCAACGGCTTGCCGTAGGCACCGCCGCCGCGTTCGCGCGCGAAGCGCCGCCCGAGGATGTGTGGGACGGTTTCGTCAATGGCGTCTACAACCGCCTGGAACGTCGGTCGGGATGGCTGGCGCTGACCGCCGGCGCTTTGCTCCTGTCCGTCTATGGCATCTATCATTTTCTTGCCGGTGAGTGGGCCAATGCGCTGGTCAAGGTTTTGATCGCGGCCCCAATTATCGGTCTTGGCATCCTGTTTGTTTCCGTGCTGCGGCAGCGGCTGCGCGCGGCGCGCACGGACCGGTACAGCCGGGAGGTCCGTCATTGA
- a CDS encoding sigma-70 family RNA polymerase sigma factor has product MGTGIMEKHLEDEEGLLAAARKGDRAAFGVLVRAHQRRAYAAAYGIVGNREDALELAQEAFARAFRAMGRFKPGMPFYPWLYQIVRNTCLNHLKRRRRRGEQSLEDLVESGFDARDPSPGPGEAAERNDLRESIAAAMSRLSPEHREILRLRHFMELSYSEIAACLRVPEGTVMSRLHAARKSLRRVLEQQDRSAANISAAPV; this is encoded by the coding sequence ATGGGCACGGGTATTATGGAGAAGCATCTCGAGGACGAAGAAGGTCTGCTTGCCGCGGCGCGCAAAGGCGACCGCGCGGCGTTCGGCGTCCTCGTGCGCGCGCATCAGCGTCGCGCTTATGCCGCGGCCTACGGTATCGTCGGCAACCGCGAAGACGCGCTGGAACTGGCCCAGGAAGCGTTTGCGCGCGCGTTTCGCGCCATGGGCCGGTTCAAACCCGGCATGCCGTTCTATCCGTGGTTGTATCAAATCGTGCGCAACACATGCCTGAACCACCTCAAACGCAGGCGCAGGCGAGGCGAGCAGTCGCTCGAAGACCTGGTTGAGAGCGGTTTTGACGCGCGGGATCCGAGCCCCGGTCCCGGGGAGGCCGCGGAACGCAATGACCTGCGGGAATCCATCGCGGCGGCCATGAGCCGGCTCAGCCCGGAGCACCGCGAAATCCTGCGGCTGCGCCATTTCATGGAACTGTCCTATTCGGAGATAGCCGCGTGCCTGCGCGTGCCCGAGGGCACGGTGATGTCGCGATTGCATGCGGCGCGCAAGAGTCTGCGGCGGGTGCTGGAACAACAGGACCGGTCCGCGGCGAATATATCCGCCGCGCCGGTGTAA